A single window of Synechococcus sp. C9 DNA harbors:
- a CDS encoding TIGR04376 family protein — protein sequence MGWWDELEASLTAKLDDFLRAHPDLAAEMEQDTLAEQETQTRQLLQQLQGETQTLEQKILATGEQIRLWHERLALAERAGRQDLIHAAKMRQGILMTQGNQYWAELTVAKKRIQQLQALLTQIQSKRQQVQPPTDSSSGYQTPDRVEKEFRNLELEREFEQLKRDMGRK from the coding sequence ATGGGTTGGTGGGATGAATTGGAGGCTTCTTTAACAGCCAAATTAGATGATTTTTTGCGGGCGCACCCGGATTTAGCGGCGGAGATGGAACAGGACACCCTCGCCGAACAGGAAACCCAGACCCGCCAACTCCTCCAACAATTGCAGGGGGAAACCCAAACATTGGAGCAAAAAATTCTGGCAACGGGCGAGCAAATTCGGCTGTGGCATGAACGGTTGGCACTGGCGGAACGAGCAGGACGGCAGGATTTGATCCATGCGGCGAAAATGCGCCAGGGGATATTGATGACCCAGGGCAACCAATATTGGGCAGAACTAACCGTTGCCAAAAAACGGATTCAACAGTTGCAGGCGTTACTGACGCAAATTCAATCCAAACGTCAACAGGTTCAGCCCCCAACCGATAGCTCCTCCGGCTACCAGACACCCGATAGGGTAGAAAAGGAGTTTAGAAATTTAGAATTGGAAAGGGAATTTGAACAATTAAAACGGGATATGGGACGCAAATGA
- a CDS encoding dihydroorotase, producing MFNTDNNLWIHQAQLLGEDGILRPYNLGIQGGKITAITTEDHRREYEHILDAQGWVLLPGVIDPQVHFREPGLEHKEDFWTASHACAKGGVTSFLEMPNTRPLTTNQITLDDKLHRAAQKSLVNYGFFVGATRYNLTELNQVHPVCGIKIFMGSMHGDLLMDDPDYLEQIFAQGTRLIAVHAENQQRITQRRQQFATQYHIPDIHSEIQDDIAALQATELAVNLAIKYRRRLHILHLSTALEVEFLRLHKQPWITAEVTPQHLLLNRSAYQELGTLAQMNPPLRTAHDNQVLWQGLQEGLIDFMATDHAPHTLAEKAQPYPQSPSGMPGVETLLPLMLTQMKQGKCTLKQVTQWLSTKVAEAYKIPNKGRIAPGYDADLVLVDLEQEYPVRRADLQTKCGWSPFENWVLTGWPQVTIVGGRIVYYQGQFNEEVRGTALQFLSD from the coding sequence ATGTTTAACACCGATAACAATCTGTGGATACACCAAGCCCAATTATTAGGGGAAGATGGCATATTACGCCCCTATAACCTGGGGATTCAAGGGGGTAAAATTACAGCCATTACCACTGAGGATCATCGCCGTGAATATGAACATATTTTAGACGCTCAGGGTTGGGTTCTATTACCAGGAGTTATTGACCCCCAAGTACATTTTCGGGAACCGGGTTTAGAGCATAAAGAGGATTTTTGGACTGCCAGTCATGCCTGCGCCAAGGGAGGGGTAACCTCTTTTTTAGAAATGCCCAATACTCGCCCATTGACTACCAATCAGATAACTCTTGATGACAAATTGCATCGAGCCGCCCAGAAATCCTTGGTAAATTATGGTTTTTTTGTGGGAGCAACCCGGTACAATCTCACGGAACTCAATCAGGTACACCCCGTTTGTGGGATCAAAATTTTCATGGGTTCAATGCACGGCGACCTGCTCATGGATGATCCCGATTATTTAGAACAAATCTTCGCCCAGGGTACCCGTTTAATTGCGGTTCATGCGGAAAATCAACAACGGATCACCCAACGCCGCCAGCAATTTGCGACCCAGTATCATATCCCGGATATTCATTCGGAAATTCAGGATGATATTGCTGCCCTCCAGGCGACAGAATTAGCCGTCAATCTTGCGATTAAATATCGCCGCAGATTACATATTTTGCATTTGTCCACCGCTTTAGAAGTGGAATTTTTACGCCTACACAAACAGCCTTGGATCACCGCAGAAGTGACCCCACAACATTTGCTCCTGAATCGTTCTGCCTATCAAGAATTAGGCACGCTTGCTCAGATGAATCCACCCCTCCGTACCGCCCATGACAATCAGGTACTATGGCAGGGATTGCAGGAGGGATTGATTGATTTTATGGCAACGGATCACGCCCCCCATACGTTAGCAGAAAAAGCCCAGCCCTATCCCCAATCTCCCTCAGGAATGCCGGGGGTGGAAACCCTTTTGCCCCTGATGCTGACCCAAATGAAACAAGGGAAATGCACCCTCAAACAAGTGACCCAGTGGTTATCTACCAAGGTGGCAGAAGCCTATAAAATTCCCAACAAGGGACGGATTGCCCCTGGCTATGATGCGGATTTAGTTCTAGTAGATTTGGAACAGGAATATCCCGTGCGGCGAGCGGATTTGCAAACTAAGTGTGGGTGGAGTCCCTTTGAAAATTGGGTACTCACAGGTTGGCCGCAGGTGACGATTGTGGGGGGGCGGATTGTTTATTATCAAGGGCAATTTAATGAGGAAGTTCGAGGCACAGCATTGCAGTTTTTATCTGATTAA
- a CDS encoding ComF family protein codes for MRSLLTTVFRPACPLCTRPAQGCFCIDCQRQIAATRLPQPWQFWQEPLPLAAWGRYGDALKRVLGALKYHNRPELARPLGHHLGDLWLTGGHGLPQPPAVVPIPIHPEKRKSRGYNQAELLAEAFCEYVGLKLYSNLLLRQTDTQAQHSLSAQEREANLATAFAIHPRHPPPKNPVLILDDIYTTGATARTAQTVLAQAGFSVVGILVVATGKADMPAKAPVSKSKTKTKG; via the coding sequence ATGCGCTCCCTGTTGACGACCGTATTTCGACCCGCTTGCCCCTTGTGTACCCGGCCAGCGCAGGGCTGTTTTTGTATTGATTGTCAACGGCAGATCGCCGCCACCCGTTTGCCCCAGCCCTGGCAATTTTGGCAGGAACCCCTACCTTTGGCGGCTTGGGGAAGGTATGGGGATGCGCTCAAACGGGTCTTGGGGGCACTCAAATACCACAACCGCCCGGAGCTTGCCCGGCCCCTGGGGCATCATCTGGGGGATTTATGGTTAACGGGGGGGCATGGACTGCCACAACCGCCTGCGGTGGTACCCATTCCCATTCATCCGGAAAAACGCAAAAGCCGGGGGTACAACCAAGCAGAACTATTGGCAGAAGCCTTTTGTGAGTATGTTGGCTTAAAACTGTACAGCAATTTACTCCTGCGGCAAACCGATACCCAGGCGCAACATTCCCTATCGGCGCAGGAACGGGAGGCGAATTTGGCGACAGCGTTTGCCATTCATCCCCGCCATCCCCCTCCCAAGAACCCGGTGTTGATTTTGGATGACATTTACACGACGGGAGCGACGGCCCGCACAGCCCAAACCGTATTAGCACAGGCGGGATTCTCGGTGGTGGGAATTTTGGTGGTGGCGACGGGGAAAGCGGATATGCCCGCCAAAGCCCCGGTGAGCAAATCCAAAACCAAAACTAAGGGGTAA